In Oncorhynchus clarkii lewisi isolate Uvic-CL-2024 chromosome 24, UVic_Ocla_1.0, whole genome shotgun sequence, one DNA window encodes the following:
- the LOC139382317 gene encoding periostin-like has product MKILFAALFAVFVLSNFDMADSSSYDKIVYHSKVRARKEGPNVCALQQAMGTKKKYFSTCRNWYQGAICGKKATVLYECCPGYMKLDGMKGCPAVAPIDNVYGTLGLVKAISTQEYSHISKLREEIEGSGSYTFFAPSNDAWDLLEEEVRSALVSNVNIELYNALHYHMANKRLLTKDLKNGLVVDSMYNDLGLYINHYSNGIVTVNCARIIHGNQVATNGVVHIIDRVITAVGNTIQDVIEVDDDLTTLSEVALASGLLDKLGQPGQYTLFAPTNDAFAKLDSDVLQRLMGDKGVLQALLNFHMLNSVQCSEGIMSGQTFETLEGHNIEIGCDGDSLTVNGIKMVLKKDIVTANGVIHLIDEVLMPDSAKQVMELLTPSQSTFSDMVSELGLSAAMAAEAEYTLLAPLNSVFTDEVMAIDQNFLKVILENHILKEKITLGQLYNGQRLETIAGKFLRVFIYRTAVCIENSCLVRGSKEGSNGALHLMKTLMKPAEATMFQILTDNGGFKIFLSLMEMAGLTDLLKQEGEYTLFAPSDEAFAGVSDSDMALLRGNMNALRTILLYHFSNGVFIGGGLETGVTNLLKSLQGNNLRVLHANNTIRVNTIEVPENDIMATNGVIHFVKTLLYPGELPAGNSDLLGLLRRLIKYMEIKFVSGYRYKEIPLTFMKRTIVTRVIESAPDVTHVTRVIEREPTITKVTRVIEGQPTITKVTRVIEGEPKFTKVTRVIEGEPKVTKVTRVVSGPQYSASSSGSSSGISNIELEGADFSRITTIEGNPSMIDMDSEKITKFIQEGNPRRVTGRKIPAGARRRVRPEEQRA; this is encoded by the exons gACGGTGCTGTATGAGTGCTGTCCAGGGTACATGAAGCTGGACGGAATGAAAGGATGTCCTGCAG TGGCCCCTATAGACAATGTGTATGGTACCTTGGGCCTGGTCAAGGCCATCTCCACCCAGGAATACTCTCACATCTCCAAGCTGCGGGAGGAGATAGAGGGATCTGGGTCATACACCTTCTTCGCTCCCAGCAACGATGCTTGGGACTTGTTAGAAGAG GAAGTGCGTAGCGCGTTGGTGAGCAACGTGAACATTGAGCTGTACAATGCTCTGCACTACCACATGGCTAACAAACGCCTGCTGACCAAAGACCTGAAGAACGGCCTGGTGGTCGACTCCATGTACAACGACCTGGGACTCTACATCAACCACTACTCCAACGGG ATCGTGACGGTGAACTGTGCCAGGATTATCCATGGCAACCAGGTTGCCACCAACGGGGTGGTGCACATCATCGACCGTGTCATCACTGCCGTGGGCAACACCATCCAGGATGTCATCGAGGTTGACGATGACCTCACCACTCTCAGT GAAGTGGCTCTGGCCTCAGGCCTGCTGGACAAGCTGGGACAACCCGGCCAGTACACCCTGTTCGCCCCCACCAACGATGCCTTCGCGAAGCTGGACTCAGACGTGCTTCAACGACTGATGGGTGACAAGGGTGTCCTCCAAG ctctgCTGAACTTCCACATGCTGAACTCTGTCCAGTGTTCAGAGGGCATCATGTCTGGCCAGACCTTTGAGACCCTGGAAGGCCACAACATCGAGATTGGCTGTGACGGGGACAGCCTGACGGTCAACGGTATCAAAATGGTGTTGAAGAAAGACATTGTCACCGCCAACGGAGTCATCCACCTCATCGACGAGGTCCTCATGCCTGACTCAG CCAAGCAGGTGATGGAGCTGCTCACCCCTTCCCAGTCCACCTTCAGTGACATGGTGTCAGAGCTAGGTCTTTCTGCAGCCATGGCAGCTGAGGCAGAATACACACTACTGGCTCCGCTCAATTCTGTCTTCACTG ATGAGGTGATGGCCATTGACCAGAACTTTCTGAAGGTGATTCTGGAGAACCACATCCTGAAGGAGAAGATCACTCTGGGACAGCTGTACAACGGACAGCGCCTGGAGACTATCGCTGGGAAGTTCCTCAGAGTCTTCATCTACCGCAca gcggTGTGCATAGAGAACTCCTGCCTGGTGCGCGGCAGCAAGGAGGGCAGTAACGGAGCCCTCCACCTGATGAAGACTCTGATGAAACCAGCTGAGGCCACCATGTTCCAGATCCTCACTGACAACGGAGGATTCAA GATCTTCCTGTCACTGATGGAGATGGCTGGTCTGACTGACCTGCTCAAACAGGAAGGAGAATACACTCTGTTCGCTCCCAGTGATGAGGCCTTCGCTGGTGTCAGCGACAGTGACATGGCTCTGCTCAGAG GTAATATGAATGCCCTGCGTACGATCCTGCTCTACCACTTCAGTAACGGAGTGTTCATCGGCGGAGGTTTGGAGACTGGGGTGACCAACCTCCTCAAGTCTCTGCAGGGAAACAACCTCCGAGTGCTGCAT gctAACAACACAATTAGAGTGAACACTATTGAGGTCCctgaaaatgatatcatggccaCTAACGGAGTCATTCACTTTGTCAAAACCCTCCTCTACCCCGGAG AGCTGCCTGCTGGAAACTCTGACCTTCTGGGGCTGCTGAGAAGACTCATCAAGTACATGGAGATCAAG TTTGTGTCAGGATACAGATATAAGGAAATCCCTCTCACATTCATGA AGAGGACGATCGTCACACGCGTCATTGAGTCAG cGCCTGATGTGACCCACGTGACTAGGGTTATCGAAAGGGAACCTACTATCACCAAGGTGACCAGGGTGATTGAGGGACAGCCTACCATCACCAAG GTGACTAGAGTCATTGAAGGCGAGCCAAAGTTCACCAAGGTCACTAGAGTCATCGAGGGAGAGCCCAAGGTCACCAAAGTTACCAGAGTGGTCTCAG GTCCTCAGTACTCGGCCAGCAGCAGTGGCTCCAGCAGTGGTATCTCCAACATTGAGCTGGAAG GTGCTGACTTCTCCCGTATCACCACCATCGAGGGAAACCCCTCAATGATTGACATGGACTCTGAAAAAATCACCAAGTTCATCCAAG AGGGAAACCCGAGACGAGTAACTGGCAGGAAAATTCCAG CTGGTGCCAGGAGGAGAGTCAGACCAGAGGAACAAAGAGCATAA